Proteins from a genomic interval of Bacillus alveayuensis:
- a CDS encoding protein-tyrosine phosphatase (product_source=KO:K01104; cath_funfam=3.40.50.2300; cog=COG0394; ko=KO:K01104; pfam=PF01451; smart=SM00226; superfamily=52788), producing the protein MIKVLFVCLGNICRSPMAEAVFRDLVKKEGLEDKIMVDSAGTGNWHVGKPPHEGTRKILDQYQISYEGLKARQVEKEDLFNFDYIIGMDTENIGNLRRLATFSKTGHIGRLMDYVKDRDLVDVPDPYFTGNFEEVYEMVQKGCKGLLETIKKEYNL; encoded by the coding sequence TTGATTAAAGTATTATTTGTTTGTTTAGGAAATATATGCAGATCACCAATGGCAGAGGCTGTTTTTCGCGATCTTGTGAAAAAGGAAGGGCTAGAGGATAAAATAATGGTCGATTCTGCAGGTACAGGGAATTGGCACGTTGGTAAACCACCTCATGAAGGGACGCGAAAAATTTTAGATCAATATCAAATTTCCTATGAAGGTTTAAAAGCACGCCAGGTAGAGAAAGAAGATTTATTCAATTTTGACTATATTATAGGGATGGATACAGAAAATATAGGAAATTTACGTCGTTTAGCAACCTTTTCCAAAACCGGCCATATCGGACGATTGATGGATTATGTCAAAGATAGAGATCTAGTTGATGTGCCAGACCCATATTTTACAGGAAATTTTGAAGAAGTGTATGAAATGGTTCAAAAAGGTTGTAAAGGTTTATTAGAGACGATCAAAAAAGAATACAACCTATAA
- a CDS encoding trehalose-6-phosphate hydrolase (product_source=KO:K01226; cath_funfam=2.60.40.1180,3.20.20.80; cog=COG0366; ko=KO:K01226; pfam=PF00128,PF16657; smart=SM00642; superfamily=51011,51445; tigrfam=TIGR02403): MNQQPWWKKAVVYQIYPKSFYDTTGNGVGDLQGIIQKLDYLKKLGVDVIWLTPIYKSPQNDNGYDISDYFQIHEEYGTMEDFDELLEEAHKRDIKIMMDIVVNHTSTEHPWFQEAKKSKANPYRNFYIWKDPKEDGSAPTNWESKFGGSAWEYDEKTGQYYLHLFDVTQADLNWENEELRQKIYDMMHFWLKKGVDGFRLDVINLISKNQSFPDDDHGDGRKFYTDGPRIHEFLHEMNQEVFSKYDMMTVGEMSSTSIDHCIQYTNPERQELNMTFNFHHLKVDYPNGEKWTVADFDFLALKQILSEWQTKMNEGGGWNALFWCNHDQPRVVSRYGNDGKYHKESAKMLATTIHMMQGTPYIYQGEEIGMTNPYFKRIEDYRDVESINMYHILKDKGMNEEEIIQILQSKSRDNSRTPVQWNSEEHGGFTKGTPWIGVASNYKEINVENVLNDEDSIFYHYQKLIHLRKEYDIITEGDYQLLLADHPEIFAYVRNGNDEKLLVVNNFYDRETTFELPKEIDLEGYQSKMLLSNYPDSSHDMKRIALRPYESIVFYLWK; this comes from the coding sequence TTGAACCAACAACCTTGGTGGAAAAAAGCTGTTGTTTATCAAATTTACCCGAAAAGCTTTTACGATACGACTGGGAATGGAGTTGGAGATTTACAAGGAATTATTCAAAAGCTCGATTACTTAAAAAAGCTGGGTGTCGATGTCATTTGGCTAACACCGATATATAAGTCTCCTCAAAACGATAATGGATATGATATTAGTGATTATTTCCAAATTCACGAAGAATATGGAACGATGGAAGACTTTGACGAGCTTTTAGAGGAAGCACATAAACGAGATATAAAAATCATGATGGATATTGTCGTTAATCATACATCTACTGAACACCCATGGTTCCAAGAGGCGAAAAAATCAAAAGCCAATCCTTATCGGAACTTCTATATTTGGAAGGATCCAAAAGAAGATGGAAGCGCACCGACAAATTGGGAATCAAAATTTGGTGGAAGTGCTTGGGAGTATGATGAAAAAACAGGCCAATACTATTTACACTTATTTGATGTCACACAAGCTGATTTAAACTGGGAAAATGAAGAACTGCGGCAGAAAATTTATGATATGATGCATTTTTGGTTGAAAAAAGGTGTTGATGGCTTCCGATTAGATGTCATTAACTTAATTTCTAAAAATCAAAGCTTCCCAGATGATGATCATGGTGATGGCCGAAAATTTTATACGGACGGGCCGCGAATTCATGAATTTTTACATGAAATGAATCAAGAGGTTTTTTCGAAGTATGACATGATGACCGTTGGCGAAATGTCTTCCACATCAATTGACCATTGCATTCAATATACAAATCCAGAACGTCAAGAACTTAACATGACGTTTAACTTCCATCATTTAAAGGTGGACTATCCAAACGGTGAAAAATGGACAGTTGCGGACTTTGATTTCTTAGCCTTAAAACAAATTTTATCTGAGTGGCAAACGAAAATGAATGAAGGCGGCGGATGGAATGCGTTGTTCTGGTGCAACCACGATCAGCCGCGTGTTGTGTCGCGATATGGAAATGATGGAAAGTATCATAAAGAATCAGCGAAAATGTTAGCAACAACCATTCATATGATGCAAGGAACACCATACATTTACCAAGGTGAAGAAATTGGGATGACAAACCCATACTTTAAGCGCATTGAAGACTACCGCGACGTTGAATCGATCAATATGTACCATATTTTGAAAGATAAAGGTATGAACGAGGAAGAAATAATACAAATTTTACAAAGCAAGTCTCGTGATAATTCACGTACACCTGTTCAGTGGAATAGTGAAGAGCATGGAGGATTTACAAAAGGAACACCGTGGATTGGGGTAGCTTCAAATTATAAAGAAATCAATGTTGAAAATGTGTTAAACGATGAAGACTCCATTTTTTATCATTATCAAAAATTGATTCACCTTCGCAAGGAATACGACATTATTACAGAAGGAGATTATCAGCTTCTACTAGCGGATCATCCTGAAATTTTTGCCTATGTCCGAAACGGAAATGATGAAAAGCTATTAGTTGTCAATAACTTTTATGATCGCGAAACAACGTTTGAACTGCCAAAAGAAATCGACTTAGAAGGATATCAAAGTAAAATGTTACTATCCAACTATCCGGATTCTTCTCATGATATGAAACGTATTGCACTTCGTCCGTATGAATCGATTGTTTTTTATTTATGGAAATAA
- a CDS encoding uncharacterized protein YebE (UPF0316 family) (product_source=COG4843; cog=COG4843; pfam=PF10035; transmembrane_helix_parts=Outside_1_3,TMhelix_4_26,Inside_27_32,TMhelix_33_52,Outside_53_61,TMhelix_62_79,Inside_80_186) — translation MLLQAALIFLLQILYVPVLTIRTIFLVKNQTKAAAGVGLLEGAIYIVALGIVFQDLSNWFNIAAYVIGFSVGLLIGGAIEKKMALGYVTYNVNLLDKNSGLVNKLREAGFGVTVFEGEGMSSKRYRLEVVAKRSREEEFLELVNEIEPKAFLSSYELRSFKGGYMTNSMKKRWKKIQSKEKKLNQE, via the coding sequence ATGTTATTGCAGGCCGCCCTTATTTTTTTGCTGCAAATTTTATATGTACCGGTTTTGACGATTCGAACCATTTTTCTCGTTAAAAATCAAACAAAGGCTGCTGCAGGAGTTGGGTTGCTTGAGGGTGCCATTTATATCGTTGCTTTAGGGATTGTGTTTCAAGATTTATCGAATTGGTTCAATATTGCGGCATATGTCATCGGTTTTAGTGTTGGACTTTTGATTGGTGGTGCCATTGAGAAAAAGATGGCTTTAGGATATGTCACTTATAATGTGAATTTGCTTGATAAAAATTCTGGTTTAGTGAACAAACTAAGAGAAGCTGGATTTGGTGTCACCGTATTTGAAGGAGAAGGAATGAGCTCAAAGAGATATCGTTTAGAAGTCGTAGCGAAGCGTTCACGTGAAGAAGAATTTTTAGAACTAGTGAATGAAATTGAACCAAAAGCATTTTTAAGTTCTTATGAATTGCGTTCCTTCAAAGGTGGATATATGACAAACTCCATGAAAAAACGTTGGAAGAAAATCCAGTCAAAAGAGAAAAAGCTTAATCAAGAATGA
- a CDS encoding deoxyribodipyrimidine photo-lyase (product_source=KO:K01669; cath_funfam=1.10.579.10,3.40.50.620; cog=COG0415; ko=KO:K01669; pfam=PF00875,PF03441; superfamily=48173,52425) — MNVVLFIKDLRLHDHQPLVEALQYGEVLPLYIVEPTFWSKHDLSIRHFQFVLESLEDLKAQIEKRGGKLFIFIGKIEEALEQLSKTYGAFRLFYYEYTSIKEMVNLNTRVCQWMKEHGLPVACFPSQAYFLDIENESQYKKRWRAFMNEKMHETPVKINIPNRCPSAFQTDLSALYNYKVQGEKIRFGLKGGETNGKETLNSYLQYFHERHQYKHLIDEIRYSSRLSPYMTWGNLSLRYVIQQVDEEMKRTDKAKLLQTFVQKIYQRCVTGYFVQGKFYDVNHEDDSQLDVLNKWIKGRTGIPIIDAIMRYVMKTGWINHQSRLVAVSFIRDLAGVSTSLIGQSFAQLLLDYDPLIQYCYIEEGKVMNPIAFSKKHDPNGEFIRRHVSELKNVPSQYIHEPWLYPGFFKLGYPSPIVDVYQAYRKARHERLRKKQIDQHSEQLKFDL; from the coding sequence ATGAATGTTGTCTTGTTTATAAAAGATTTGCGGCTCCATGATCATCAACCTTTAGTTGAAGCACTGCAATATGGAGAAGTTTTGCCCCTTTATATCGTGGAACCGACTTTTTGGTCCAAGCATGATTTATCGATTCGGCACTTTCAATTTGTTCTTGAAAGTTTAGAAGATTTAAAGGCGCAAATAGAAAAGCGCGGCGGAAAACTTTTTATTTTTATTGGCAAAATCGAAGAAGCGCTTGAACAATTAAGTAAGACGTATGGAGCGTTCCGGCTATTTTATTACGAATATACGAGCATAAAGGAAATGGTGAATCTTAATACTCGTGTTTGTCAATGGATGAAAGAGCATGGGCTGCCTGTTGCTTGTTTTCCTTCGCAAGCCTATTTTTTGGATATCGAAAATGAGAGCCAATATAAAAAAAGATGGCGTGCTTTTATGAATGAAAAAATGCATGAAACGCCCGTAAAGATCAACATTCCTAATAGATGTCCATCAGCTTTTCAAACAGATTTGAGCGCTCTTTATAATTACAAAGTACAAGGAGAAAAAATTCGCTTTGGACTGAAAGGCGGGGAAACGAATGGAAAGGAGACGTTGAATAGCTATTTACAATATTTTCATGAAAGGCATCAATATAAACATTTAATAGATGAGATTCGCTATTCAAGTAGACTTTCACCATATATGACATGGGGCAATCTTTCGTTAAGATATGTCATTCAACAAGTGGATGAAGAGATGAAAAGAACAGACAAGGCAAAGCTTTTACAAACTTTTGTGCAAAAAATTTACCAACGATGTGTGACAGGTTATTTTGTTCAAGGGAAATTTTATGATGTTAATCATGAGGATGATTCACAATTAGACGTTTTAAACAAATGGATAAAAGGACGAACAGGTATTCCGATCATTGATGCCATTATGCGATACGTGATGAAAACAGGATGGATTAACCATCAATCACGTTTAGTAGCAGTCTCATTTATAAGAGATCTTGCAGGAGTTTCTACTTCTTTAATTGGCCAAAGTTTTGCACAATTATTGCTCGACTACGATCCTCTTATTCAATACTGCTATATAGAAGAAGGAAAGGTGATGAACCCGATTGCGTTTTCGAAAAAGCATGATCCAAACGGAGAATTTATTAGGCGACATGTATCAGAGTTAAAAAATGTTCCTTCCCAATATATTCATGAGCCTTGGTTGTATCCGGGATTTTTTAAGCTCGGTTACCCATCTCCTATCGTTGATGTTTATCAAGCCTATCGGAAAGCTCGCCATGAAAGATTACGAAAAAAACAGATTGATCAGCATAGCGAACAATTAAAGTTTGACTTGTAA
- a CDS encoding putative membrane protein (product_source=COG3462; cog=COG3462; transmembrane_helix_parts=Outside_1_3,TMhelix_4_26,Inside_27_49), which translates to MIGYWLIVLFFTAMLISCIILFIQSIKAAINTEDAHRIDPIPNRENMQD; encoded by the coding sequence ATGATTGGATATTGGCTAATCGTTTTATTTTTTACTGCGATGTTGATCTCTTGCATTATTCTCTTTATTCAATCAATCAAAGCAGCAATAAATACAGAGGATGCACACCGAATTGATCCAATTCCAAATCGAGAAAACATGCAGGATTAG
- a CDS encoding hypothetical protein (product_source=Hypo-rule applied; superfamily=81324; transmembrane_helix_parts=Inside_1_26,TMhelix_27_49,Outside_50_63,TMhelix_64_86,Inside_87_92,TMhelix_93_112,Outside_113_126,TMhelix_127_149,Inside_150_155) translates to MMNIVKQSRKSNSPSLPKKQFFFGKNNVALIATVLLATLLGTYLDLLLVHSGFYTFPKRLFPKLFSINILFTLVILPIITTSFLMVMSKIHPFVRPLLLLIIGIFAYLFELMAERIGLFIHAPKWNHLNSFIGYILFFMMMWRFYSLLVNSTKNK, encoded by the coding sequence ATGATGAATATTGTAAAACAATCGAGAAAATCGAACTCGCCATCATTGCCAAAAAAGCAATTTTTCTTCGGAAAGAATAATGTTGCTTTAATAGCTACAGTGCTATTAGCCACTTTACTTGGCACATACTTAGACTTACTACTTGTCCACAGTGGATTTTACACCTTTCCAAAACGATTATTTCCTAAATTATTTTCAATTAACATCTTGTTCACACTTGTTATACTACCCATTATCACCACATCGTTTTTAATGGTTATGAGCAAAATCCATCCTTTTGTTCGACCGCTCCTTCTATTAATAATTGGCATTTTTGCCTATCTTTTTGAACTAATGGCTGAACGAATAGGTTTATTTATACATGCCCCTAAATGGAATCATTTAAATTCTTTTATTGGATATATCCTTTTCTTCATGATGATGTGGAGATTTTACAGTTTGTTAGTGAATTCTACTAAAAATAAATAG
- a CDS encoding hypothetical protein (product_source=Hypo-rule applied; cath_funfam=1.10.510.10; pfam=PF09350; superfamily=161003), protein MDFFTLLAEERIKKAYEEGEFKKLPGMGKPLKLDDFSHVPEELRMGYRMLKNANMLDEEVELKKEMMRIEDLIRTCYDQEEREKLKEEWTEKQLKLDRIFEKRKGLNTPASAFYKEKVYEKLLKRS, encoded by the coding sequence ATGGACTTTTTTACATTATTAGCGGAAGAGCGAATTAAAAAGGCATATGAAGAAGGAGAGTTTAAAAAGTTACCGGGAATGGGAAAGCCACTGAAGCTTGATGACTTTTCCCATGTACCAGAGGAGCTTCGTATGGGCTATCGAATGCTGAAGAATGCGAACATGCTTGATGAGGAAGTCGAACTGAAAAAAGAAATGATGCGAATTGAAGATTTGATTCGAACATGCTATGACCAAGAGGAGCGGGAAAAGCTAAAGGAAGAATGGACGGAAAAGCAGCTGAAGCTAGATCGCATTTTTGAAAAGCGCAAAGGCCTCAATACCCCCGCTTCCGCATTTTATAAAGAAAAAGTGTATGAGAAGCTATTAAAAAGATCATGA
- a CDS encoding multidrug resistance protein (product_source=TIGR00880; cath_funfam=1.20.1250.20; cog=COG0477; pfam=PF07690; superfamily=103473; tigrfam=TIGR00880; transmembrane_helix_parts=Inside_1_6,TMhelix_7_26,Outside_27_40,TMhelix_41_63,Inside_64_74,TMhelix_75_97,Outside_98_101,TMhelix_102_124,Inside_125_136,TMhelix_137_156,Outside_157_160,TMhelix_161_178,Inside_179_206,TMhelix_207_229,Outside_230_238,TMhelix_239_261,Inside_262_272,TMhelix_273_292,Outside_293_296,TMhelix_297_319,Inside_320_339,TMhelix_340_362,Outside_363_365,TMhelix_366_383,Inside_384_399) has protein sequence MSKNGKILIGLSIAAFLGPFTQTIYTPSLPEVGHFFHANSFMVNFTISIYTMILAASQFIIGPLSDTRGRRATLLPGLFLFMIGSLICFLATNYLIFLLGRAIQAFGISTGSVVAAAVIGDIFAPSEQGRAMSFYQTMVFLGPVLGPLLGSVIASYYDWKWLFFILISGAIIVSVYNAKTLHETLTKDRTPKKITIQTFKNILFDKSAFPIMLLGFFQFYGYYIYLVFLPSLLDELYQVSLTVKGLFFMPLTAGIVLGTFLGGKVQQYLTHKLILVYTSYGIGIVVSIFWISLWLNALMIPILILLLLAYGILLGMSLPSQSTTLVNLFLNQKGTAIGVYNFIRFTGAAIGPLLGAAFYAMGGNHALYISLFFFLLAAAFVIHKNLEDPFEASKISADF, from the coding sequence ATGTCAAAGAACGGAAAAATTTTAATTGGGTTATCTATTGCTGCTTTTTTAGGGCCGTTTACACAAACGATCTACACACCAAGTCTTCCCGAAGTAGGGCATTTTTTTCATGCTAATTCATTTATGGTTAATTTCACCATATCGATCTATACGATGATATTGGCTGCCAGCCAATTTATTATCGGTCCTTTATCCGATACGAGAGGACGCAGGGCTACATTACTTCCTGGTCTTTTTCTTTTTATGATTGGCTCTTTGATTTGTTTTCTTGCCACTAACTATTTGATTTTTTTGTTAGGAAGAGCCATTCAGGCCTTCGGAATCAGTACAGGATCCGTTGTGGCCGCAGCTGTTATAGGAGATATATTCGCTCCAAGTGAACAAGGACGGGCGATGAGCTTTTATCAGACAATGGTTTTTCTTGGTCCTGTTTTAGGCCCTTTATTAGGGAGTGTTATAGCCTCTTACTATGATTGGAAATGGCTGTTTTTTATTTTAATTTCAGGGGCCATTATCGTTTCTGTTTATAATGCTAAAACGCTGCACGAAACATTAACAAAGGATCGCACTCCTAAAAAGATTACCATTCAAACGTTTAAAAACATTTTATTCGATAAATCGGCCTTTCCTATTATGCTGCTTGGCTTTTTTCAGTTTTATGGATATTACATTTATCTAGTCTTTTTACCTAGTTTATTAGACGAATTATATCAAGTTTCATTGACGGTAAAGGGGCTTTTCTTTATGCCGTTAACAGCGGGAATTGTATTAGGTACGTTTTTAGGCGGGAAAGTACAGCAATATTTAACCCATAAATTAATACTTGTCTATACTTCATATGGAATCGGCATCGTCGTTTCGATTTTCTGGATTAGTTTATGGCTAAATGCCCTCATGATTCCGATTTTAATCCTTTTACTATTAGCTTATGGCATTTTGCTCGGGATGAGTTTGCCGTCTCAATCGACAACACTAGTTAATTTGTTTTTAAACCAAAAGGGAACTGCTATCGGTGTTTACAACTTCATCCGCTTTACCGGTGCAGCAATCGGTCCTCTGTTAGGGGCAGCCTTTTATGCAATGGGCGGAAATCATGCCCTTTATATTTCTTTATTTTTCTTTCTATTAGCGGCGGCTTTTGTTATCCATAAAAATTTGGAAGACCCGTTTGAAGCTAGTAAAATTTCGGCAGATTTTTAG
- a CDS encoding GntR family trehalose operon transcriptional repressor (product_source=KO:K03486; cath_funfam=1.10.10.10; cog=COG2188; ko=KO:K03486; pfam=PF00392,PF07702; smart=SM00345,SM00866; superfamily=46785,64288; tigrfam=TIGR02404) — translation MRNNKYYTIYLEWAEKIKSGEIKPGEILPSENDLTKTYKTSRETIRKALNLLAQNGFIQKVKGKGSIVLDVQKMSLPFSGLVSFKEVSEHSGMKTKTTVHEFALMKPNEFIKQQLQASPKDEVWKIVRSRNINGEEIILDKDYLLRKHVPFLSKEICEGSIYEYLEKKLKLNISFAKKEIIVEKVTDEDRKYLELDRFDHIVVVKNHVYLDDAALFQYTESRHRLDKFRFVDFARRGL, via the coding sequence ATGAGAAATAATAAATACTACACTATTTATTTAGAGTGGGCAGAAAAAATAAAATCTGGAGAAATTAAACCTGGAGAAATATTGCCTTCAGAAAATGATTTAACGAAAACATACAAAACGAGTCGTGAAACGATTCGAAAAGCGTTAAATTTATTAGCTCAAAATGGCTTTATTCAAAAAGTGAAGGGGAAAGGCTCCATAGTTTTAGATGTTCAAAAAATGAGCTTGCCTTTTTCGGGATTAGTGAGCTTTAAGGAAGTTAGTGAACATAGTGGGATGAAAACGAAAACGACCGTACACGAATTCGCCTTAATGAAGCCTAATGAATTCATCAAACAACAATTGCAAGCAAGCCCTAAAGATGAAGTGTGGAAAATTGTCCGCTCACGAAATATTAATGGAGAAGAAATTATTCTCGATAAAGATTATTTGTTAAGAAAGCATGTTCCATTTTTGTCAAAGGAAATTTGTGAAGGTTCCATTTATGAATATTTAGAAAAAAAGCTAAAGCTAAACATCAGCTTTGCGAAAAAAGAAATTATCGTGGAGAAGGTTACAGATGAGGATCGAAAATATTTGGAGCTAGATAGGTTTGACCACATTGTCGTAGTAAAAAATCATGTGTATTTAGATGATGCGGCATTATTTCAATATACAGAATCACGACATCGCTTAGATAAATTTCGCTTTGTTGATTTTGCAAGAAGAGGATTATAA
- a CDS encoding PTS system trehalose-specific IIC component (product_source=KO:K02819; cath_funfam=3.30.1360.60; cog=COG1263,COG1264; ko=KO:K02819; pfam=PF00367,PF02378; superfamily=55604; tigrfam=TIGR01992; transmembrane_helix_parts=Inside_1_112,TMhelix_113_135,Outside_136_158,TMhelix_159_181,Inside_182_187,TMhelix_188_210,Outside_211_229,TMhelix_230_252,Inside_253_263,TMhelix_264_286,Outside_287_300,TMhelix_301_323,Inside_324_335,TMhelix_336_358,Outside_359_372,TMhelix_373_395,Inside_396_399,TMhelix_400_422,Outside_423_441,TMhelix_442_464,Inside_465_470), with protein MSGYQDQVRRIIESIGGEDNIQKATHCVTRLRLILKDEGKVNQEQLESIDVVKGSFSTNGQFQIVIGQGTVEKVYNELLAQTNLERASKEDVKEEAAKKLNVLQRLIKTLADIFIPILPAIVTAGLLMGINNVLTAPDLFYEGKALIDVHTQWKDFAGIINLIANTAFVFLPGIIGWSAVHKFGGSPLLGIVLGLMLVHPDLLNAWAYGAAQQEGTIPTWNLFGLEIEKVGYQGQVLPILIASYVLAKLEIFLKKRIPDAFQMLLVAPIALLLTGFVSFIVIGPITFTIGNALTNGVVSIFEAAPVIGGLIYGGLYAPLVITGMHHTFLAVDLQLIGTTGGTFLWPMLALSNIAQGSAALGMMFATKDEKLKGLSLTSAISAYLGITEPAMFGVNLRYRYAFLSAITGSAIAGMFITMNGVRAASIGVGGLPGIISIFPEHWGAFFIGMIIVLVVPFAATILIAKMKRNN; from the coding sequence ATGAGTGGGTATCAAGATCAAGTTCGCCGTATTATAGAGTCGATTGGTGGAGAAGACAACATTCAAAAAGCGACACACTGTGTTACTCGTCTTCGCTTAATCCTTAAAGATGAAGGAAAGGTAAATCAAGAACAGTTAGAGAGCATTGATGTTGTCAAAGGTTCGTTTTCTACAAATGGTCAGTTCCAAATTGTCATAGGTCAAGGGACTGTTGAAAAGGTTTACAATGAATTGTTAGCGCAAACAAATCTTGAAAGAGCCTCTAAAGAGGATGTTAAAGAAGAAGCGGCTAAAAAGTTAAATGTACTCCAACGATTAATTAAAACATTAGCGGATATTTTTATTCCCATCTTACCTGCAATCGTCACAGCCGGTTTATTAATGGGTATTAACAACGTTTTAACAGCACCGGATTTATTTTATGAAGGAAAAGCGCTCATTGATGTTCATACACAATGGAAAGATTTTGCCGGAATTATTAACTTAATTGCCAATACAGCATTCGTATTCTTGCCAGGTATTATCGGTTGGTCAGCTGTTCATAAATTTGGTGGAAGTCCGCTGCTCGGTATTGTATTAGGATTAATGCTTGTACACCCTGACCTTTTAAATGCTTGGGCATATGGTGCTGCACAACAAGAAGGAACAATTCCAACTTGGAATTTATTTGGGTTAGAAATTGAAAAAGTCGGTTATCAAGGACAAGTTTTGCCAATTTTAATTGCATCTTATGTGTTAGCAAAGCTTGAAATTTTCTTAAAAAAACGAATTCCAGATGCGTTTCAAATGTTGCTCGTTGCACCGATTGCATTATTATTAACAGGTTTTGTTTCATTTATCGTTATTGGACCAATTACCTTTACAATCGGTAATGCATTAACAAATGGAGTTGTCAGCATTTTTGAAGCTGCACCTGTTATTGGTGGATTAATCTATGGTGGTTTATATGCACCACTTGTTATTACCGGAATGCATCATACATTTTTAGCGGTTGACCTGCAGTTAATTGGGACAACAGGCGGAACGTTCTTATGGCCGATGCTAGCGCTTTCTAATATCGCTCAAGGTTCTGCTGCATTAGGAATGATGTTTGCAACAAAAGATGAAAAATTAAAAGGGCTATCGTTAACATCTGCCATTTCTGCTTACCTAGGCATTACTGAACCAGCGATGTTTGGGGTCAACCTACGCTATCGATATGCGTTTTTATCAGCCATTACAGGTTCAGCGATTGCTGGTATGTTTATTACGATGAATGGAGTTAGGGCAGCATCGATCGGTGTAGGGGGATTGCCTGGAATTATTTCCATCTTCCCTGAACATTGGGGAGCCTTCTTTATCGGTATGATCATCGTTCTTGTCGTACCATTTGCTGCCACAATTCTAATTGCCAAAATGAAACGTAATAATTAA
- a CDS encoding uncharacterized protein YfkK (UPF0435 family) (product_source=COG4840; cog=COG4840; pfam=PF06569): protein MNLSEKSSENVAFMIQKITEKLNVINIGAIKPTHFNEDMYDELKDIYELVMKKNTFSPSEMQAIAEELGSLRKM from the coding sequence TTGAATTTGTCTGAAAAATCATCTGAAAATGTTGCATTTATGATTCAAAAGATTACGGAAAAGCTTAATGTGATTAACATCGGGGCTATTAAACCTACTCATTTTAATGAAGATATGTATGACGAATTAAAAGACATTTACGAATTGGTGATGAAAAAAAATACTTTTAGCCCTAGTGAAATGCAAGCTATTGCGGAGGAGCTAGGCAGCTTAAGAAAAATGTAA